In Pseudomonas flavescens, the sequence CTCTTTGACGTCAGGCCGCGAGCGACCGTGGGAAGATGGGATTGGCGACGCGCCCTCGAACTGCGCCCGGCAGGGCGCGGCGGCATGCCGTTGTCAGGCGCGGCGACGCATTTGCTGCTCGATGCGGTTCTGCAGCCGGAACAGATAGGCGAAGCCCTGCTCCCAGCGCTGGTGCCCGGACTTCACGTTGATGTGCCCGGCGCCACTGAGGATGGCGGTCTCGCTGCCCCAATCACGGGCCAGTTCGATGGCGCGCGCGGCACTGGCGGCCGAGTCGTTGTCGGAACCGACCAACTGGCTGGGGAATGGCAGCAGGTGCGGAGGAATCGGCGCGAAATTACGCAGCGCTTCGGGGCAGTTGGGGCGCTGCACATCGGCCGGTGCGACCAGCAGCGCACCGCGCACGCGACGCAGCGACGCCACGGGCGCCTGCGCCGCCCAGTGGGCGACCGTGACGCAGCCCAGGCTGTGGGCGATGAGAATCGCCGGCCTCGGGTCGGCGACGATCTGCCGTTCCAGAGCGGCAACCCAATCCTCGCGGCGCGGCGTCAGCCAGTCCAGCTGCTCGACCCGCGCACTATTGGGCAGGCTGCGCTGCCAGTGGCTCTGCCAATGGTCATCGCCCGAGCCCTGCCAGCCCGGCACTATCAGGTATCGAATCGCTTCACTGCGCATCGCGGCGCCTCCCGTGTCTGCCTGTCGTGCAGTAGTCAGTGCACCGTGTGCAAGTGCATCTGCACCCTGTGCATCACGTCTGCATGGCGTGCAGTGTAGGAGGCCAAGAACGAGACTAAAAAGAATAAGAACTTCTTTGCTTATTCCTCATAAGCAAATAACGATCTGTAACGACCGCAAAACGGCTATATATCCAGAAGAAATATAAATGTTCTTAAACAGTATTTTTAAGAATATTTCAGATTCCCTAGTATCCGCTCCACGCCCCGCAGCCGACAGCCGTCGCACCGAGAACGAGGGCAAGGAGCCTTTAGCCATGACCGCAACCCTTCGCAACCTGGAAGGCCAGGATGACGCCACCATCCTGCGTGAGATCCAAAGCGCCCTGAACGGCCTGAAATTCGGCTCGGTAGAGATCACCGTGCACAACGGTCAGGTCGTGCAGATCGAGCGCAAGGAAAAATTCCGCCTTCAGCAATCCGGCAGCAAGAACGCCTGATCACCATTCCGCCAACCCGACCACGGGCCGCCAGCATGAATCCCTATCGCTACTCCCGATGTAACCCACGAATGCCTGCCTAGAGCAGGCATCGAATAACAGAGCACGCCAAACACGCACAGCACCGTATTCAGTATCGAGGAGCTCCACCATGTCCATTCGCCGTTTCGCACTCGCTGCACTCGCCAGCGCCCTGGTAGCCGGCCCGGTTTCTGCCCAGACCCTGCTCAACGTGTCCTACGACCCGACCCGTGAGCTGTACGTCGAATTCAACAAGGCGTTCAACAAGCACTGGCAGGAACAAGGCAACGAAGCCCTGACCATCCAGCAGTCTCACGGCGGCTCGGGCAAACAGGCTCGTGCGGTGATCGACGGCCTGCAGGCCGACGTGGTGACCCTCGCGCTGTCCGGCGACATCGACGCGATCAACCTGAACCAGCCGCTGATCGACAAGGACTGGCAGAAACGCCTGGCCGACAACAGCACACCGTACACCTCGACCATCGTGTTCCTGGTGCGCAAGGGCAACCCGAAAGGCATCAAGGACTGGGATGACCTGGTCAAGGATGGCGTCGAAATCATCACCCCGAACCCGAAAACCTCCGGTGGTGCACGCTGGAACTTCCTCGCCGCCTGGGCTTACGCCAAGAAGAAATACGGCAGCGACGAAAAAGCCCTGGAATACGTGACCGAGCTGTACCGTCACGCGCCGGTTCTGGACACCGGTGCCCGTGGTTCGACCATCAGCTTCGTACAACGTGGCCTGGGCGACGTACTGCTGGCGTGGGAGAACGAAGCCTACCTGTCGCTGGCCGAAGAAGGCGGCGACCAGCTGGAGATCGTCACCCCGTCGCTGTCCATCCTCGCCGAGCCGCCGGTGGCCGTCGTCGACAAGAACGTCGACCGCAAGGGCACCCGCAAGGCCGCCGAAGCCTACCTGCAGTACCTGTACAGCGAAGAAGGCCAGCGCATCGCCGCGAAGAACTTCTACCGTCCGCGCAACGCCGAAGTGGCGGCCGAGTTCAAGAATCAGTTCAAGGATCTGGAACTGGTCACCATCGACAAGGACTTCGGTGGCTGGAGCTCCGCACAGCCCAAGTACTTCGACGACGGCGGCGTGTTCGACGACATCTTCAAGAAGATCAATCAGTAAGCCACGCCTTATCGACGAAGCCCGCCACTCCTGAAGGAATGGCGGGCTTCGCTCTGCGGACCTGATTAAAAGGACTCTCCATGTCTCGTCGAACTTCCTCGGTCATACCCGGCTTCGGGCTGACTCTGGGCTACACCCTGACCTACCTCGCCCTGGTCGTGCTGATTCCGCTGGGTGCCATGTTCCTGTTCTCGCTGCAGCTGTCGCTGGAGCAGTGGTGGAACCTGATCACCAATCGCCAGGTGCTGTTCTCCCTCAAGCTTTCCTTCGGCACCGCCCTGGCGGCGGCGCTGCTCAATGGCATCCTCGGCACCATCATCGCCTGGGTACTGGTGCGCTATACCTTCCCCGGCCGACGCATCATCGATGCCATGGTCGACATGCCATTCGCCCTGCCCACCGCGGTCGCCGGTATCGCCCTGACCGCGCTGTACGCGCCCAACGGCATGATCGGCTCGCTGTTCCCCTTCAAGATCGCCTACACCCCGCTGGGCATCACCCTGGCGCTGGTGTTCGTGACCCTGCCGTTCGTGGTGCGCACCCTGCAGCCGGTACTCGCCGACTTTCCCAAGGAAGTCGAAGAAGCGGCCTCCTGCCTGGGTGCCAAACCCCTGCAGGTGTTCTGGCACGTGCTGCTGCCAAGCCTGCTGCCCGCCTGGATCACCGGCTTCGCCCTGGCCTTCGCCCGGGGAGTCGGTGAGTACGGCTCCGTGGTGTTCATCGCCGGCAACATTCCGATGAAGACCGAGATTCTGCCGCTGTTGATCGTCTCCAAGCTGGATCAGTACGACTACCCGAGCGCCACCGCCATTGGCGTGCTGATGCTGGTGGTCTCGTTCATTCTGCTGCTGCTGATCAACCTGCTGCAGCGCCGCATCCAGCCGCAAATCTGAGGAGCCCGTCATGAGCCTTGCAACCCTTAGCAAGAACGCGGCTGCGCGCCCGGTACGCCGCTCCCCCGGCGCCATCGCCCTGATCGTCATCGCCTGGGCGGTGTTCGCGGTGATCCTCGTGCTGCCGCTGTACATCGTCGTCACCCAGGGTCTGAGCCGTGGCCTGGAATTCTTCTGGGAGGCGATCCGCGAGCCGGACGCCATTTCCGCACTCAAGCTGACCCTGCTGGCCACGGCCATTTCCGTACCGCTGAACCTGGTGTTCGGCGTCGCGGCGGCCTGGTCGGTGACCAAGTTCGAGTTCCGCGGCAAGAGCGTGCTGGTCACCCTGATCGACATGCCGTTTTCGGTATCGCCGGTGGTCGCCGGCCTGATCTACGTGCTGCTGTTCGGCGCGCAGAGCAAGCTGGCGCCATACCTGCAGGATCAGAACCTGCAGATCATCTACGCCGTACCGGGCATCGTGCTGGCGACCATCTTCGTCACCTTCCCCTTCGTCGCGCGCGAACTGATCCCGCTGATGGAGGAACAGGGCACCACCGAAGAAGAAGCCGCACGCCTGCTCGGCGCCAACGGCTGGCAGATGTTCTGGCATGTGACGCTGCCTAACGTAAAATGGGCGCTGGTCTACGGCGTGGTGCTCTGCACGGCGCGGGCGATGGGCGAGTTTGGCGCGGTCTCGGTGGTTTCCGGGCACATCCGCGGTTACACCAACACGCTGCCACTGCACATCGAGATTCTCTACAACGAATACAACATCGTCGCCGCGTTCAGCGTGGCCATCCTGTTGCTGGTCATGGCCCTGGTCGTGTTGCTGCTTCGCCAATGGAGCGAAGCGCGCTTGAGCCGGCAGTTCAAGACGAATCAGGACGATTGAATCATTCCGCCGGCGCCGCGCTCCTGCGCGAACCGGCCAGACAGAACGACAGGTGCACCCCATGAGTATTCAAGTTCAAGGCATCAACAAGCACTTTGGCCAGTTCAAGGCGCTCAACGACATCAACCTCAACATCAACAGCGGTGAGCTGGTGGCCCTGCTCGGCCCGTCCGGCTGCGGCAAGACCACCCTGCTGCGCATCATCGCCGGCCTGGAAGTCCCGGATACCGGCAGCATCGTGTTCCACGGTGAAGACGTTTCCGAGCACGACGTGCGTGATCGCAAGGTCGGCTTCGTGTTCCAGCACTACGCCCTGTTCCGTCACATGACGGTGTTCGACAACGTTGCCTTCGGCCTGCGCATGAAGCCCAAGGGCGAGCGTCCGAACGAGAACGTGATCAAGAAGAAGGTCCACGACCTGCTCGACCTGGTGCAGCTCGACTGGCTGGCCGACCGCTACCCGGAACAGCTCTCCGGTGGCCAGCGCCAGCGTATCGCCCTGGCCCGTGCCCTGGCGGTGGAACCCAAGGTACTGCTGCTCGACGAGCCCTTCGGCGCCCTCGACGCCAAGGTGCGTAAAGAGCTGCGCCGCTGGCTGGCGCGCCTGCACGAAGAAGTGCACCTGACCAGCGTGTTCGTGACCCACGACCAGGAAGAAGCCATGGAAGTGGCCGACCGCATCGTGGTGATGAACAAGGGCGTGGTCGAACAGATCGGCTCGCCGGCCGAAGTCTACGAGAAGCCGTCCAGCGACTTCGTCTACCACTTCCTCGGTGACGCCAACCGTCTTTATGTCGGCGACGATCACCACGTGCTGTTCCGCCCGCACGAAGTGAGCCTGTCGACGGAAGCACTGGAAGGCCACCAGGCCGGTGAAGTGCGTGACATTCGCCTGCTCGGAGCCATCACCCGCATCACCCTGAAGGTCGAAGGCCAGGACGAACTGATCGAAGCCGAAGTGGCCAAGGATCACCTCAGCCTCGACAACCTCAGCCGCGGCACCACCCTGTACTTCAAACCCAAGGGCGGCAAGCCGGTTACTGCGGCTAGTTAATCCGCAGACGTCCGAAACGTAGGGTGGGCCGGGCGGATATCCGCTTCAGCCCACCAACCGACTCTTCTGATGGTGCCCATGCTCCAGCGTGGGCACCCAGGCCAGTGCGCCCATTCGGGCTAAAAACCGGGCGCGAAGCGCCCATGAAGGCATTCCCACGCGGAGCGTGAGGAACGATCCAGTGATGGACGCTCCCATCAAGCCGTCTTGCGTTCGCGGATGCAGGTCGGGCCGGCGCGCTTGACCACTTCGTGTTCGACCTCCTGGCGCAGGCCAAGGAGGAAGGCGGCTTCGGCGACCACGAACAATGGCCCGATCATCAGCCCCATGACGTCGTCGACGAACGCCGGCTTGCGGCCTTCGTAGAAATGGCCAACGAACTGGATGATCCAGCCCACTACGAACAGTCCCAGCCCCGCGCTCAGCCACAGTGCCGTGCCTCCCATGGCCAGCCCGGCGCTGAACCACAGGCAGAGGCCCAGCAGCGCCCCCATGACTACCCCGAAGCGAAAGTCCAGGCGCAGGTAGAACAGTGTCGTCACCAACGCCACGGCCAGCGCCGGTGACAGCCAGAGGCCCGAGACCGCCACGCCTGGGCGCGACAGCAGCACGGTGACCGCCAGGACGATCATGGGGATGCCGACGAAATGGGTGACGATATTGCGCCGATCGCGGTGGTAGGCCGCGTATTGGGCGAGGTGATCCACCAGGGTTTTCATTGTTGTTATCCTCACGGGTGCGTGTCATCGCATAATGGCGCTGCCATCTCGCCAGCACTGTCAGCTAGCCGACAAACCGGAACATCCATGACCGATCTGCATGCCGTTCTGCTTCAAGGCCAATGGTTCGCCGCCCTGCCGCAGGCGTTGCAGCAGGCGCTGGTGACGCAGGGTCGGCAACTGAATCTGGAGGCCGGGCAACGCCTGTTCAGCCGTGGCGATTCGCCGAGCGGCCTGTATGCCGTGCTGTCCGGCGCCATGCGCGTCGGTACGGTGGATGCGCAAGGCAAGGAAGCGCTGCTGATTCTGGTGGAGGCGCCGCACTGGTTCGGCGAAATAGCCCTGTTCGACGGCCAGCCGCGTACCCATGATGCCTTCGCCGAGGGCGCCAGCGCCCTGCTGCACGTTCCCCAGGCAGGCTTGCTGAGCCTGCTCGATGCCCACCCTGAATACTGGCGCGATATCGCCCTGCTGATGGCCCACAAGGTACGCCTGGCGTTCATCGCCCTGGAAGAGATGAGCCTGCTGCCCGCTGCGCAGCGGCTGGCCAGACGGCTGCTGCTGATCGCCGAAGACTATGGCGAAACCCAGGGCCCCCGGCGCATCATTCACCTGGCGCAGGAGCAACTGGCCGCGATGCTGGCCATCTCCCGACAGACCGCCAACGGTGTGCTCAAGGACCTGCAAGCCCGCGGCATCGTGCGACTGACCTACGGTGAGATCGAAATTCTCGACCTCGATGGCCTGCGACAGGCCGCTCAGTAACCACATGAAGCTTTTATGACAGCCGAACCAATGGCTAAGAGCCATGTCCTTATTCATTCCCTGAAATACAGGCCCGCCGGCTGACCCCGAGCTGGCCGGAAGCGATCCCGGATGCCGTTGCCAGAACCTCAAGACTTCACCGACCTGCCTGCCGTACTCGCTGGCCCGATCCTTCGGCGCCTGGAGCCCGGCCGCCTGGTGCTGTGGCTGGTCGGCAGCCGTGAGCTGCAACTGACCCTGCGCCTCGCGCCAAGTGAACAGGCCGCTCGCGATTACCCGCTGGGTGACGATGCGTGTCAGCGCTTGGTGATCGGCGAGCATGCGGTCATCCACCTGATCGACCTGCATCTCGACACCCCGCTGCCCCAGGACGAACGGATCGACTACGACCTGCTGGTCGACGGCCAACAGGGCATCGCCGACTGGGCCGCACACCTGCTGTACGACGGCGCAGCGCAAGCCAACTTCGTGCTGCGTTCGCGCATCGACAATCTGCTGCACGGCTCCTGCCGCAAACCTCATCACCCGTCCAAGGATGGCCTGCTCTGCGCCGATCGCCTGCTGGCCACTGCCCATGAGCCCCACGAGCGCCCTGCACTGCTGATGCACAGCGGTGATCAGGTGTATGCCGATGACGTCGCCGGGCCGATGCTGCGCGCCGTCCACAAGCTGATCGAACGCCTGGGCCTGTACCACGAGAAGCTCGAGGGCGCGGTGGTCGAAGACAGCGCCGACCTCTACGTGCACCCGGCCAGCTACTTCCACCGTGCCGACCTGCTGCCGGCGCTGAAGGCCAACGAAACCCTGCGCGAACGCTTCTTCGGTGGTACCGAAAAGCCCATCTTCACCAGCAGCAACGCCGACAACCACCTGGTGACCCTGGCCGAAGTGCTGGCCATGTACCTGCTGGTCTGGTCGCCGACGCCCTGGACGCTGATCGATCTCGACCAGCCGGAACTGAGCGACGAGGATGCCGAGCGCTACCGCAAGGAGCAGGTCTGCATCGAGGCCTTCGTCGCCAGCCTGGGCCAGGTTGGCCGGGTGCTGGCGCACCTGCCGAACCTGATGATCTTCGACGATCACGACATCACCGATGACTGGAACCTCTCCGCCCAGTGGGAAGAGACCGCTTACGGCCATCCCTTCTCCAAGCGCATCATCGGCAACGCACTGATCGGTTACCTGCTGTGCCAGGGCTGGGGCAACAATCCCGACGCCTTCGCCGAGCCGCTGAGCAATACCCGCGAACTGTGTGAGCAGGCCAGGGAACGAGGCTTCGGCAGCCCGGCTCAGGATCGTCTGATCGACGACTTGATGAAGTTTCAGCAATGGCACTACGTGCTGCCCAGCACACCGGCGCTGCTGGTACTCGACACGCGCACGCGGCGCTGGCGCAGCGAGCGCAATATCAAACGCCCCTCCGGGCTGCTCGACTGGGAAGCCCTGAGCGAATTCCAGCAGGACCTGCTCGACCACCCCGCCGCGATCATCGTGTCAGCGGCGCCGATGTTCGGGGTCAAGCTGATCGAAGCGGTGCAACGCGTGTTCAGCTGGGCCGGGCACCCGCTGATGGTCGATGCGGAAAACTGGATGGCGCACCGCGGCGCCGCTCAGGTGATGCTCAACATCTTCCGCCATTCGCGCACCCCCGGTGATTACGTGGTGCTTTCCGGCGACGTGCACTACTCGTTCTTCTACGAGGTGAGAATCCGCGACCGCCACCAGGGCCCGACCATCTGGCAGATCACCAGCAGCGGCGTGAAGAACGAATTCCCGGAGCGCCTGCTGAACCTCTTCGACCGCCTCAACCGCTGGCTGTATGCCCCCTGGTCGCCCCTCAACTGGCTGACCAAACGCCGCCGCATGCAGGTGTTCCCGCACATCCCCAAACAGAGCAAGGCAGGCGAACGCCTGTGGAACTCAGCAGGCCTCGGCCAGGTGCTGTTCAACGCCGCCGGCCAACCCAGCCGCGTGTTCCAGCTCAACGCCGACGGCTCGCCCCGCACCGAATTCATCGACGACCGCGACGAAGCCCCAGAGCCAAACGAAGAACCCAAGCGCGCATAAGCGCCCCCTGTAGGAACCCCGACCTCGGGGCGAAGCGATAGCAGTCATCCTGCAAAAACGGCGGTGTGACCACCATTCGCCGCGGGGGCGCAGCTCCTAAAGGATCGTGCAATCCTCAGCCCCGTAGGAACCCCGACCTCGGGGCGAAGCGATAGCAGTCATCCTGCAAAAACGGCGGCGAGTCCACCATTCGCTGCGGGGGCGCAGCTCCTACAGGATCGTGCAATCCTCAGCCCGTAGGAGCCCCGACCTCGGGGCGAAACGATTGCGGCCATCCTGCAAAAACGGCGGTGTGCCCCTATTCGCCGCCGCGGAGGGGGCTGCGCTTGCCGGGTCGCCTAGCGCAGCTTCTCCAGCAGTTGGTAGTACCACATGCCCAGCGCCAGCATCGGGTTGCCGAACACGTCGCCCATCGGCACCTTGATGTGCGAACAGCCGGCAAAGGTCTCGAAACGTGCCAGCTCGCCGCCCATGGCCTCGGCCATGATCTCGCCCATCACGTGGCTGGTGGCGATGCCGTGGCCGGAGTAGCCCTGGCAGTACCAGACGTTGGGCGACAGCTTGCCCAGTTGCGGGATGCGGTTCATGACGATGCCCATGGCGCAGCTCCACTGGAACTCGATGGGCACGCCCTTGAGGCTCGGGAAAGTCCGCTCGATACCGGGCCGCAACTCGGCCGCGATATCCCGCGAGTCGCGCCCGGAGTAGTTGGCGCCGCCGCCGAACAGCAGGCGCCCGTCGGCAGTCAGGCGGTAGTAGTCGAGCACGAAGCGGCAGTCGTAAACGGCCAGGTCCTGGGGGTTGATCTGCGCCGCCAGCTCGCCCAGCGGCGCGGTGGTGACGATGCCGCCCATGGCCGGAAAGATCATGCCCTTGAGCTTTCCAGGCTCCAGCTTGTGGTACACGTCGCCGGCCAGCATTACCTGATTGGCGACCACCCGCCCTTCGGCCGTAACCAGCGTCGGCGTAGCGCCGTGAACGATCTCCAGCACCGGCGAGTGCTCGAAAATCAGCGCGCCCAGGCTATGGGCCGCCCGCGCTTCGCCCAGACACAGGTTCAGCGGGTGCAGATGCAGGTTACGGGTGTTCTTCAGCGCGCCAAGGTACAGGTCGCTGGCCAGGTGGGCACGTACGCCACCGGCATCGAGCAGGGTCACGTCGGCCTCCATGCCACGGCGCAGCGCCTCGTCATGGGAGGCACGCAGTTCGTCGAGGTGGGCGGGTTTCATCGCCGCATGCAAGTGGCCGTGCTTGAGGTCACAGGCGATGCCGTAGCGACGCACCCGCTGCTCGATGATGTCGTGGCCGCGCCAACGCAGGTTCCAGATGAAATCGTCGACCTCCCCACCCAGCCGCTTGCGCATCTGCTTGGCCATGGCGGCGTCGCCAGACAGGCTGCCGGTAACCTGCCCGCCATTGCGGCCGCTGGCGCCCCAACCGATGCGATTGGCCTCCACCACGGCCACCTTGAAACCACGCTCGGCCAGTTCGACCGCCGTGGCCACGCCGGTGAAGCCGCCGCCGATGATTGCCACATCGACCCGCACTTCACCCTGCACGCTCGGGTAGTCGCTGTCCTGATCGATGCTCGCGCTGTAATAGGACGGGCTGCGCTCGGCTGCCGTCGTCGTGTCTTTCATGTCCGTTCCTTAGCGGCCCGCCTGAGCGCGCCACGATAATCATGTTGTGCAAGCTCACGCCTGATTCAGGTACCAGCGCCAGTCCTGCTCGCCGACTTCCCCCATGAAGCGCCGCTGCTCCTCGCGCTTGACCGCCAGGTACACCCGCAGAAACTCCGCCCCCAGGGCCTCGGGTGCCCAGGTCGAGGCCTGCAGCGCGCACAGCGAGGTCAGCCAATCGGTGGGCAGCAGGGTCTTGGCCTGGGCATAACCGTTGCCCTCGATAGGTTCACCGGGGTCCAGCTCTTCGCGGATGCCACGGTGAATGCCGGCGAGGATCGCCGCAGCGGCCAGATAGGGGTTGGCATCGGCGCCGCAGATACGGTGCTCGATATGCCGCGTGAACGCCGGGCCGCCCGGCACGCGCAGGCTCACGGTGCGGTTATCCACACCCCAGGTCGGCGCCAGCGGCGCGTAGCTGTTGGCCTGGAAGCGCCGGTAGGAGTTGGCGTTGGGGCAGAACAGCAGGAGTGAGTCGAGCAGGCTGGCGAGCATGCCGCCCACCGCGTAACGCAGCAGCGGGGTCCCTGCGGGTGCCTCACTGGCGAACAGGTTGCGGCCCGCCGCGTCGTTCAGGCTGACGTGCATGTGCATGCCGGTGCCCGCCAGATGATCGAACGGCTTGGCCATGAAGCAGGCCTGCATGCCATGCCGATGCGCCACGCCCTTGACCAGGCGCTTGTAGCGCACCGCCTGATCCATGGCCTGCAACGCATCGCCATGCTCCAGGGTGATCTCCACCTGCCCCGGCGCGTATTCGGAAATCGCCGTGCGTGCGGGGATGCCCTGGGCCTTGCACGCAGCGTACAGGTCAGCCAGAAACGGCTCGATCTGCTCCAGCTCGCGCAGGCCATAGACCTGGGTACTGCGCGGCCGCCCGCCATCGGCATCCAGGGCCGGCTGCGGGTGGCCACGGGCGTCGCGCTTGGCATCGAGCAGGTAGAACTCCAGCTCGCAGGCCATCACCGGGTGAAAGCCCTCGGCCTGCAGCCGCTCGATCACCTGCACCAGCACATGGCGCGGGTCGGCGATGCTGGCCGGCATGCCGTCCTGCGGGTGCATGCTGACCTGCACCGCCGCCGTGGGGATCAGCCGCCAGGGCAGGCGCACCAGGCTGCCAGCCAGGGGATAGGCCCGGCAGTCGATGTCGCCGACGTCCCAGACCAGCCCGGAATCCTCGACGTCATCACCGTTGATGCTCAGACCAAGGATGGTGCTCGGCAGCGGTCGGCCGCTGCGGTAAACGGCGAGCAGTTCGTCACGGTGCAACAGCTTGCCGCGCGGCACGCCGTTGGCGTCGATGATGAACAGTTCGAACAGCTCGATATCGGGGTTCTGCGCGAGGAAATCCTCGGCGTCTTGCAAGGGCGCGAATTGCATGATGGCTTCTCATGGGCCACGGGCGACCGTCACGGCGGACAGTGGGCCCGGATCGACTTCTCGGCCGCACAGGCGGCCATGGGTGTCATCAGAAGACGAGAAGAACATCCGGCGGGCGGGCATGGCGACAATGCCAGAGTGCCCAGAAGGCGAGGGTCTGCGGCAGCCCCGTGGGTTCGGGCGCCCGGCCCCGCAAGCGCAGGGCTGGCAGGGCTGGCAGGGCGATGGCTGGGGCAAAGATGCAGACCGGGATAGACATGCCAGCGAGGCTCGCACGCCGCCATAGTCAGGTTAAATCGTTATTACCGCACCTTCAGATAGCCAGCGGCTAAACAATGGCCTGTCACGGCTCGGGTTTATAGCCCAGTCGCAGGCCTCCCCAATGCTTGCCCTGCACATGGATCGGCACCGACAGGTCGTGCATCAGTTCGCCGGTATCGCGCATGTAGGTCTGCAACAACAGGCGCTGTTTGTGGCTGCCGCAGCGGATGCCGGTGCGGTCGTTGAACATCCGTTTGCTGCGGCTCTTCACGGTATCCACGGCGCGGTCACCGGTGGGCGGATGATTGAACGCCTCGTTGTGGGTCGGCACGTAGCCTTCCGGCGTGGTGGCGATGGCGAACACCAGGCCTTCGTGGCGCTTGAGCAGCGGCTCCTGGATGGCGGGCAGCACCTGATCGGCATGGCTGTCGAAGCGCGTGCGGAACTTGGCCGGGAAGCTGCCCTGAATCGGCTGGTACTGACGGTCGAACAGATCCGCCAGGCTGATACGCCCGGCCTGGATATCCGCCTCGAACTGCCGACCGATCGCGGCGGCGCCTTCCAGGGCGAGGTCGTAGATGCGCTGGTGATAGCTGTCCAGGCCGACGCTGGCCAGCTGTTCGCTGACGCTTTCCGCCTGGCCGACCAGTTGTTCGGCAGCCTTGCCCAGTTG encodes:
- a CDS encoding alpha/beta hydrolase; protein product: MRSEAIRYLIVPGWQGSGDDHWQSHWQRSLPNSARVEQLDWLTPRREDWVAALERQIVADPRPAILIAHSLGCVTVAHWAAQAPVASLRRVRGALLVAPADVQRPNCPEALRNFAPIPPHLLPFPSQLVGSDNDSAASAARAIELARDWGSETAILSGAGHINVKSGHQRWEQGFAYLFRLQNRIEQQMRRRA
- the oscA gene encoding sulfur starvation response protein OscA, which gives rise to MTATLRNLEGQDDATILREIQSALNGLKFGSVEITVHNGQVVQIERKEKFRLQQSGSKNA
- a CDS encoding sulfate ABC transporter substrate-binding protein, which translates into the protein MSIRRFALAALASALVAGPVSAQTLLNVSYDPTRELYVEFNKAFNKHWQEQGNEALTIQQSHGGSGKQARAVIDGLQADVVTLALSGDIDAINLNQPLIDKDWQKRLADNSTPYTSTIVFLVRKGNPKGIKDWDDLVKDGVEIITPNPKTSGGARWNFLAAWAYAKKKYGSDEKALEYVTELYRHAPVLDTGARGSTISFVQRGLGDVLLAWENEAYLSLAEEGGDQLEIVTPSLSILAEPPVAVVDKNVDRKGTRKAAEAYLQYLYSEEGQRIAAKNFYRPRNAEVAAEFKNQFKDLELVTIDKDFGGWSSAQPKYFDDGGVFDDIFKKINQ
- the cysT gene encoding sulfate ABC transporter permease subunit CysT, with amino-acid sequence MSRRTSSVIPGFGLTLGYTLTYLALVVLIPLGAMFLFSLQLSLEQWWNLITNRQVLFSLKLSFGTALAAALLNGILGTIIAWVLVRYTFPGRRIIDAMVDMPFALPTAVAGIALTALYAPNGMIGSLFPFKIAYTPLGITLALVFVTLPFVVRTLQPVLADFPKEVEEAASCLGAKPLQVFWHVLLPSLLPAWITGFALAFARGVGEYGSVVFIAGNIPMKTEILPLLIVSKLDQYDYPSATAIGVLMLVVSFILLLLINLLQRRIQPQI
- the cysW gene encoding sulfate ABC transporter permease subunit CysW, encoding MSLATLSKNAAARPVRRSPGAIALIVIAWAVFAVILVLPLYIVVTQGLSRGLEFFWEAIREPDAISALKLTLLATAISVPLNLVFGVAAAWSVTKFEFRGKSVLVTLIDMPFSVSPVVAGLIYVLLFGAQSKLAPYLQDQNLQIIYAVPGIVLATIFVTFPFVARELIPLMEEQGTTEEEAARLLGANGWQMFWHVTLPNVKWALVYGVVLCTARAMGEFGAVSVVSGHIRGYTNTLPLHIEILYNEYNIVAAFSVAILLLVMALVVLLLRQWSEARLSRQFKTNQDD
- a CDS encoding sulfate/molybdate ABC transporter ATP-binding protein; the encoded protein is MSIQVQGINKHFGQFKALNDINLNINSGELVALLGPSGCGKTTLLRIIAGLEVPDTGSIVFHGEDVSEHDVRDRKVGFVFQHYALFRHMTVFDNVAFGLRMKPKGERPNENVIKKKVHDLLDLVQLDWLADRYPEQLSGGQRQRIALARALAVEPKVLLLDEPFGALDAKVRKELRRWLARLHEEVHLTSVFVTHDQEEAMEVADRIVVMNKGVVEQIGSPAEVYEKPSSDFVYHFLGDANRLYVGDDHHVLFRPHEVSLSTEALEGHQAGEVRDIRLLGAITRITLKVEGQDELIEAEVAKDHLSLDNLSRGTTLYFKPKGGKPVTAAS
- a CDS encoding Mpo1 family 2-hydroxy fatty acid dioxygenase, with protein sequence MKTLVDHLAQYAAYHRDRRNIVTHFVGIPMIVLAVTVLLSRPGVAVSGLWLSPALAVALVTTLFYLRLDFRFGVVMGALLGLCLWFSAGLAMGGTALWLSAGLGLFVVGWIIQFVGHFYEGRKPAFVDDVMGLMIGPLFVVAEAAFLLGLRQEVEHEVVKRAGPTCIRERKTA
- a CDS encoding Crp/Fnr family transcriptional regulator; translated protein: MTDLHAVLLQGQWFAALPQALQQALVTQGRQLNLEAGQRLFSRGDSPSGLYAVLSGAMRVGTVDAQGKEALLILVEAPHWFGEIALFDGQPRTHDAFAEGASALLHVPQAGLLSLLDAHPEYWRDIALLMAHKVRLAFIALEEMSLLPAAQRLARRLLLIAEDYGETQGPRRIIHLAQEQLAAMLAISRQTANGVLKDLQARGIVRLTYGEIEILDLDGLRQAAQ
- a CDS encoding isoleucyl-tRNA synthetase; its protein translation is MPLPEPQDFTDLPAVLAGPILRRLEPGRLVLWLVGSRELQLTLRLAPSEQAARDYPLGDDACQRLVIGEHAVIHLIDLHLDTPLPQDERIDYDLLVDGQQGIADWAAHLLYDGAAQANFVLRSRIDNLLHGSCRKPHHPSKDGLLCADRLLATAHEPHERPALLMHSGDQVYADDVAGPMLRAVHKLIERLGLYHEKLEGAVVEDSADLYVHPASYFHRADLLPALKANETLRERFFGGTEKPIFTSSNADNHLVTLAEVLAMYLLVWSPTPWTLIDLDQPELSDEDAERYRKEQVCIEAFVASLGQVGRVLAHLPNLMIFDDHDITDDWNLSAQWEETAYGHPFSKRIIGNALIGYLLCQGWGNNPDAFAEPLSNTRELCEQARERGFGSPAQDRLIDDLMKFQQWHYVLPSTPALLVLDTRTRRWRSERNIKRPSGLLDWEALSEFQQDLLDHPAAIIVSAAPMFGVKLIEAVQRVFSWAGHPLMVDAENWMAHRGAAQVMLNIFRHSRTPGDYVVLSGDVHYSFFYEVRIRDRHQGPTIWQITSSGVKNEFPERLLNLFDRLNRWLYAPWSPLNWLTKRRRMQVFPHIPKQSKAGERLWNSAGLGQVLFNAAGQPSRVFQLNADGSPRTEFIDDRDEAPEPNEEPKRA